Proteins from a genomic interval of Pseudanabaena yagii GIHE-NHR1:
- a CDS encoding pentapeptide repeat-containing protein → MPIFKMSLKESLAKHKLWLDSHGENGQRLSAAGANFEKADLSQANLSKANLSGANLSEANLSEANLREATLFGANLSGINLNDANLSAALLSGADLQGATLQRAILTEALLCEANLIDVDLSHADLHKANLSLGIPEFVKAKNIQSLLLGNPIPSLFANQTNLNRANLTEANLSEANLDFANLTEANLTGANLSKAKLFAVDLSQANLSSANLNGADLFRVKALDTNFSSADFTDTCIEEWLINLDTRFDDVSCDSIYLKHILRSLPDYILRRYSDRRPFNPQTKFAKGDFVKLISRDKTITELEERGSDILQQYLLVEELNQMFEQLSEQYSDRYVDASESERQTLLKLELTYQTKINPAFRERLLEAIAVQNRELSNFLANNNFVAISPEMLQKWLGVHE, encoded by the coding sequence ATGCCGATTTTCAAAATGTCTCTGAAAGAAAGCTTAGCAAAGCATAAATTATGGCTAGATAGTCATGGCGAGAATGGGCAGAGACTTAGTGCGGCTGGAGCTAACTTTGAAAAAGCAGATCTGAGTCAAGCGAATCTCAGCAAAGCAAACCTAAGTGGTGCAAATCTCAGTGAAGCGAATTTGAGTGAAGCAAATCTTCGCGAAGCCACCTTATTTGGTGCAAATCTGAGTGGCATAAATCTCAACGATGCGAATCTGAGTGCAGCCTTGCTCAGTGGAGCCGATCTCCAAGGTGCCACTCTCCAACGAGCAATTCTAACAGAAGCACTACTTTGTGAAGCTAATCTCATCGATGTAGATCTCAGCCATGCTGATTTGCACAAAGCCAACCTTAGTCTCGGCATCCCCGAATTTGTCAAAGCTAAGAATATCCAATCTCTCTTATTGGGCAACCCGATTCCTTCTCTATTTGCCAATCAAACCAATCTCAACAGAGCAAATCTGACTGAGGCAAATCTTAGTGAGGCGAATCTTGATTTTGCAAACCTGACTGAGGCAAATCTGACTGGAGCAAATCTTAGCAAAGCTAAACTCTTTGCCGTTGATCTCAGTCAAGCAAATTTATCTAGCGCAAATCTCAATGGTGCAGATTTATTTCGTGTTAAAGCTCTAGATACTAACTTTAGCAGCGCAGATTTCACTGATACCTGTATTGAAGAATGGCTAATTAATCTTGATACAAGATTTGATGATGTTAGTTGTGATTCTATCTATTTAAAGCATATTCTCCGAAGTTTGCCCGATTACATTCTCAGAAGATATAGCGATCGCCGCCCCTTTAATCCTCAAACGAAGTTTGCTAAAGGTGATTTCGTCAAATTAATCAGCAGAGACAAAACGATTACAGAGTTGGAAGAACGTGGCTCAGATATCCTCCAACAATATCTTCTTGTTGAAGAGCTTAATCAAATGTTTGAGCAATTATCCGAGCAATATTCAGATCGCTATGTGGATGCCTCAGAGAGCGAGCGTCAAACTCTTCTCAAGTTAGAACTAACATATCAAACGAAAATTAACCCAGCCTTTAGAGAACGTCTATTAGAAGCAATCGCAGTTCAAAATCGTGAATTATCCAACTTCTTAGCAAATAACAATTTTGTAGCTATATCTCCAGAAATGCTGCAAAAATGGCTTGGAGTACATGAGTAA
- a CDS encoding BLUF domain-containing protein: MALYRLIYVSQAISGLEYPDLVDILEKSERNNKSVGITGMLSFGDSMFLQVLEGSRRVVSQTYNRILLDKRHVNAELIEFSEIEHRYFDVWSMKVVQLDSQPQIRSIILKYSSSETFSPVSMTGKQSLNFLRELTELYQRGKILAQ; this comes from the coding sequence ATGGCTCTCTATCGCTTAATTTATGTCAGTCAGGCGATCTCAGGATTAGAGTATCCTGACTTAGTTGATATTTTGGAAAAGTCAGAGCGCAACAATAAAAGTGTGGGAATTACGGGGATGCTGAGTTTTGGGGATTCGATGTTTTTGCAAGTCTTAGAAGGTAGTCGGCGAGTGGTAAGCCAGACCTATAACCGTATTTTGCTAGATAAGCGCCATGTCAATGCTGAATTAATTGAATTCTCGGAAATTGAGCATCGTTATTTTGATGTATGGTCGATGAAGGTAGTGCAACTTGATAGTCAGCCTCAAATTCGCAGTATTATTTTGAAATATTCCAGTTCAGAGACTTTTTCGCCAGTTTCTATGACTGGAAAACAAAGCTTAAATTTTTTGCGTGAGCTTACAGAACTTTATCAAAGAGGCAAGATTCTTGCTCAATAA